One Natronomonas gomsonensis genomic window, GCCCTGCGTCGCTCGTCCTCGACCGGCCGATTTCACTCGTCGCTGCCGAGGGGGCGAATCCGACGCTCGTTGCCTCGAGTGACGCCGAAAACGGCGTTCTCATCACCGCGAACGATGTCGAGATACGGGGGCTGGAGATAGACGGCGACGGTGCCGAGACGACCGTTCAGGTCGGTACGCAGGCGACCGGTCGGGAGACGGTCGCTCCCTCCGGTGTCACCGTCGCGGACAACCGACTGCTGGGCGGCACCGACGGCCTCGTTACCTGGGGTGGTCCTGCGCTGTTGGTCGAACGCAATCGCGTCGCCGCCCAACGCGACGGCATCCGGGTCAGTGACCCACAGCGTTCGACCGTCCGTGACAACGTCATTCAGGGTGCCAACACAGGCATCCGAATCGAGGGGTCGGCGACGGATATCGCCGGGAACCGCATCTCCGGTGCCGAAACGGGGATTCACATCGAGGTCCCGCTGGAGGCTCTCGAAGCGCTGGCCGTCGAGTTCGGCCCCATCGCTGGCAACGAAATCAGTGACTCGGCCGAAGGACTCCGTATCGTTGGCGGCGTCCCGGAAGGGTCGGTCGGCGACAACACCTTCCGGAACGTCACGACCAACCGAGTTACCACAGGAAACGGGAGCGGCAGCGCCCCGACCGGCCCGGGCGGTACTGGCGATTCCGCACTCGGGGTCGCCCTCTATGCTGCGACGGGGGTGTCCGTCGCGTTGTTGTTCGTTCCGTACGGTATCCGACGACTCAGGAGGCGATAACATGGCGATGATAGACACTACTGACCTGACGAAACGCTACGGCGACGTGACCGCAGTCGACGGTATCGACCTCACTGTCGAGGCCGGCAGTCTTCACGGCTTCGTCGGTCACAACGGGGCCGGGAAGTCGACAACGATGCAGATGCTCGTCGGCCTCGTCTCGCCGACGGAAGGGGAGGCCTACATCGACGGCGAACCCGCAGGGTCGGCCGCAGCAACCGAAAAAATAGGCTATGCGCCCCAAGAGCCTGAGTTCTACGAGTCGATGTCCGGACGGGCCTACCTCGTCTACATGGGAAAACTGGCGGGGGTGTCGACGCCGGGTGAACGCGCCGAGGAACTACTGTCGTGGCTCGACCTCGCCGACGCCGCCGACCAGGCCATCGGGGGATACAGCGGCGGCATGCGCCGCAAACTCGGGATGGCGCAAGCGATGCTCGAATCCCCGGAGTTACTCGTTCTCGACGAACCGACGGCCACGCTCGACCCCGAGGGTCGGGCGTCAATCATCGATGCTCTACAAGGGTTGACCGACGACGGAACGACGGTGTTTGTCAGCAGCCACGTCCTCGCGGAACTCGAGCAGTTCATCGACACCGTGACGATTCTACAGGGGGGTTCCATCGCCGCGTCGGGGCCCATCGACGAGGTGCTCTCCGACGTGGCGGCCGAGACGTACGTCGTCGACGCCTCGGACAACCGCCAACTCGGGGAACTGCTGGAGGGCCACTCGACCGTCGAGCAGGTCCGGCACCGAGACGACGGCCGTTTGACCGTCGTCGCGACGGACCCCCAGGCGTTCACCGTCGCGCTGCCAGAACTGCTCTACGAGGCGGGCCTCGGTCTCCGGTCGCTCCAACAGGAGGGTGGTCTCGAAGAGACGTTCCTCGACATCGTCAACGGAGCGGGTGAAGATGACGCGTAAGTCCATCACGATTCTTGGCAAGACCCTCGGGGACCTCTCGGACCCTCGGGTGCTGGCAGCGTACGCCGTGGTGTACATCGGCGTTCTCGGGTTTCTCGCCCTCGCGTTCGGACAAAATATCATCCCCGACGGTGGCGGCGACCTTCCGGTCGCCGAGCAGGGGGTCTACATGTTCGGTGCCTTCCTCGCGATGTCGCATCTCTGGGCGCTGGGTATCGGCCTGCTGCTGTTCGGGGCGGTTGCGGGGGCGAACACCCTCGCTCGTGAGGCCGAACGGGGGACGCTGCGTATCGTCCTCAGCAAGCAGGTCCGTCGCTGGGAGGTGTTGCTCGGCACCTTCGTCGGAATCACGCTGTTCGTCGGCTTGGTCGGCGTCGCCAACGCCCTCGTCGGTGCGGTGGCGCTGTTTTGGTTCTCCGACGTGAGTGCGGCGGCGCTGGAAGTCGGCGTCTTCGATGCGCTTTCCGGTACCGTCGCCTACGCGCTGTTCGTGGGAGGGTTCGTCGCCTCCCTCAGTCTCGCGCTGTCGGTGTTCACCAAGAACCGCCTCCAGACGGCACTCGGTCTCTTGGTCGTCCCGGCGCTGTACTTCGCACTCTCGGTCGCCCGCCTCTTCGGCCCGGAGTTCTACGAGGACAACGCGCTGTATCTCGCCGATATGTCCTATCATTTCGGGAATGCCTTCGTCGTGATACACGAGGCAATCGGCGGTGACCTTCCGGTGGAGGCACAGCAGGCACTCAGCATCTTCAGCGGCGTCTACGACCTGCCATCGGGTGAAAATCAGGAGGCGTTACCGGAGTCGCTCGAACTGGCTGGCCACGTGGACCCGATGGTCTCCGTTTCCGTTCTGGTCGGTGTTGCCGCTGTTTCGTTCCTCGTTGCTCTCGTCGGGTTCCAGCGGACCGACCTCTGAGCGGGCGACTCGACACCCATCGTCTCTCTGACCCGGCCGCCACCCGTTCGACGGTATCGATTACACTCGGCGATAGACGCCGTTGGATTCGATAATATCGCCGCTCTGCCGGAGCTTCGTTAGCGCCGTCTCGACGTAGGACTCGGGGACGCCCTCGGCGGTGGCGTACTCGACGACTGCTTCGGTGGTCGGCTCCTCTAGCTCTGAGAGTGCGTCGAGGACGACCTGTTTACGACTCCGAGAGCGCTCCGTGCCACCTTCGGCGCGGTCGCCGGCCGCCGCCACCTCCTCGGCGTCCAGTCCCGAGGCGGTGAGATACTCCTCGTCATCGACGCCGACGCCGTCGATGTCGATTTCCTCGGGGTCGAGAAATTCGCCGTCGTCGGCGCGGTCGGCGAGCATCGAACTCCGGACGCGGGCGGCGGCCTCGGAGGTCTCGGTCTCGGCGAACTGCTTCAGTTTCTCGAACTGGTGGCGTTTTCGACAGCGGGGACACTGCGTCGTCTCGGGGTGCCCCTCGACGAC contains:
- a CDS encoding ABC transporter ATP-binding protein translates to MIDTTDLTKRYGDVTAVDGIDLTVEAGSLHGFVGHNGAGKSTTMQMLVGLVSPTEGEAYIDGEPAGSAAATEKIGYAPQEPEFYESMSGRAYLVYMGKLAGVSTPGERAEELLSWLDLADAADQAIGGYSGGMRRKLGMAQAMLESPELLVLDEPTATLDPEGRASIIDALQGLTDDGTTVFVSSHVLAELEQFIDTVTILQGGSIAASGPIDEVLSDVAAETYVVDASDNRQLGELLEGHSTVEQVRHRDDGRLTVVATDPQAFTVALPELLYEAGLGLRSLQQEGGLEETFLDIVNGAGEDDA
- a CDS encoding ABC transporter permease subunit, with the protein product MTRKSITILGKTLGDLSDPRVLAAYAVVYIGVLGFLALAFGQNIIPDGGGDLPVAEQGVYMFGAFLAMSHLWALGIGLLLFGAVAGANTLAREAERGTLRIVLSKQVRRWEVLLGTFVGITLFVGLVGVANALVGAVALFWFSDVSAAALEVGVFDALSGTVAYALFVGGFVASLSLALSVFTKNRLQTALGLLVVPALYFALSVARLFGPEFYEDNALYLADMSYHFGNAFVVIHEAIGGDLPVEAQQALSIFSGVYDLPSGENQEALPESLELAGHVDPMVSVSVLVGVAAVSFLVALVGFQRTDL
- a CDS encoding DUF5817 domain-containing protein; amino-acid sequence: MYSVVGCKECLALWVVEGHPETTQCPRCRKRHQFEKLKQFAETETSEAAARVRSSMLADRADDGEFLDPEEIDIDGVGVDDEEYLTASGLDAEEVAAAGDRAEGGTERSRSRKQVVLDALSELEEPTTEAVVEYATAEGVPESYVETALTKLRQSGDIIESNGVYRRV